Proteins encoded in a region of the Prunus persica cultivar Lovell chromosome G4, Prunus_persica_NCBIv2, whole genome shotgun sequence genome:
- the LOC18778336 gene encoding 3-deoxy-manno-octulosonate cytidylyltransferase, mitochondrial: MNPMSVCSSSSSSSSGSWSSTKAWIVHGIVAGVAIAVAIGARVYLGPPKKFRSRVVGIIPARFDSSRFQGKPLVQILGKPMIQRTWERAKLATTLDHVVVATDDEKIRECCRSFGADVIMTSESCRNGTERCSEAIQKLEKKYDIVVNIQGDEPLIEPEIIDGIVKALQEAPDAVFSTAVTSLKLEDAFDPNRVKCVVDNSGYAIYFSRGLIPFNKSGKANPQFPYMLHLGIQSYDTGFLKIYPQLEPTPLQLEEDLEQLKVLENGYKMKVIKVDHEAHGVDAPEDVEKIESLMLQRNLS, translated from the exons ATGAACCCCATGTCGGtttgctcctcctcctcctcgtcgTCGTCTGGGTCTTGGAGCAGCACCAAGGCATGGATTGTCCACGGAATCGTCGCCGGAGTTGCAATTGCGGTGGCAATTGGCGCCAGGGTTTACTTGGGTCCGCCAAAGAAGTTTCGGAGCCGGGTCGTCGGCATCATCCCCGCCCGTTTCGATTCTTCACGTTTCCAGGGCAAGCCTCTCGTTCAGATCCTCGGAAAGCCCATGATCCAG AGAACATGGGAAAGGGCAAAACTGGCAACTACACTGGATCATGTTG TTGTTGCGACAGACGATGAGAAGATTCGAGAATGTTGTCGCAGTTTTGGAGCTGATGTCATAATGACCTCAGAATCCTGCAGGAATG GTACTGAGCGTTGTTCTGAAGCTATTCAAAAGCTTGAGAAGAAGTATGATATAGTTGTCAATATTCAGGGGGATGAGCCTCTTATTGAACCTGAGATAATAGATGGAATTGTTAAAGCTTTGCAG GAAGCCCCAGATGCAGTGTTTAGCACTGCGGTCACATCATTAAAACTTGAAGACGCATTTGATCCGAATCGAGTGAAATGTGTGGTTGACAATTCTGGTTATGCCATCTATTTTTCAAGGGGGTTGATTCCATTTAACAA GTCAGGCAAGGCCAATCCACAGTTTCCCTATATGCTTCATCTAGGAATTCAG AGCTATGATACAGGGTTCCTAAAAATATATCCTCAGCTTGAACCTACTCCTTTGCAACTAGAAGAGGATCTGGAGCAGCTTAAAGTCCTTGAAAATGGGTATAAGATGAAG GTGATCAAGGTTGACCATGAGGCTCATGGTGTTGACGCCCCAGAAGATGTTGAGAAGATAGAATCTCTAATGCTCCAGAGGAACTTGTCTTAG
- the LOC18780556 gene encoding uncharacterized protein LOC18780556 yields MEKALKLKEKKQGQAMQTLQLQDSHHSQDKPPNQGLTTITPHVERLKSPPEDQVKLAATAITLNVRLRSSDMPAHMQNHALRHTRTLLDSAAAAPPAAPKARPNPTHLARALKKEFDSVYGPAWHCVVGTSFGSFVTHSPGGFVYFSVDDSLSVLLFKTEVQLVKEKPQPAQTAKP; encoded by the exons ATGGAAAAAGCTCTGAAACTcaaagagaagaagcaagGCCAAGCCATGCAAACATTGCAACTACAGGACTCTCATCACTCTCAGGATAAGCCTCCCAATCAAGGCCTAACAACAATCACCCCCCATGTTGAGAGGCTCAAGTCTCCACCAGAAGACCAGGTCAAGCTAGCTGCCACTGCCATCACCCTCAATGTACGGTTGAGATCATCCGATATGCCAGCCCACATGCAGAACCATGCTCTCCGCCACACGAGAACGCTCCTTGactcagcagcagcagcaccaCCAGCAGCCCCCAAAGCTCGTCCAAACCCAACTCACCTAGCTCGGGCTCTCAAAAAG GAGTTTGACTCGGTGTATGGACCGGCGTGGCACTGTGTTGTGGGAACGAGTTTTGGATCGTTCGTGACTCACTCACCTGGTGGGTTTGTGTATTTCTCTGTTGACGACTCGCTGTCGGTGCTTCTCTTCAAAACAGAGGTGCAGTTGGTCAAGGAAAAACCACAACCAGCGCAAACAGCCAAGCCTTAA